TCCGCAGCTTTTTCCAAATCAGCCACACCATCTGCATCGATCTTACGAACCGCGCGGCCAGGGCTTCCAACGACCAGAGTGTTGTCGGGGATCTCTTTGCCTTCGGTGACCAGCGCGCCTGCGCCAATTAGGCAGTTTTTGCCAATCTTGGCACCATTGAGGATGGTCGCGCCCATGCCTATCAACGTGCCGTCACCGATGGTGCAGCCGTGGATCATCGCGCGATGCCCGATGGTGCAGTTGACACCAATATGGATGGGGAAGCCGGGATCGACATGCAGCACGCAGTTGTCCTGAACATTCGACCCTGTGCCCAAATAGATAGTGGCATCGTCGGCGCGCAGGATGGCACCAAACCAGATGCTAACGTCGGCCTCGATCTGCACATCGCCGATTAGCACAGCCGTGGGCGCGACGAAGGCTTCGCCCGTGGTGGGGCCACGCGGGCCGATGTTGTCCAAAGTGAATAAATGTGTGGTCATTGTTGCATCTCCTACGCTGTACCGGATCGCCCATGGACTCA
This genomic window from Sulfitobacter sp. OXR-159 contains:
- a CDS encoding gamma carbonic anhydrase family protein, with amino-acid sequence MTTHLFTLDNIGPRGPTTGEAFVAPTAVLIGDVQIEADVSIWFGAILRADDATIYLGTGSNVQDNCVLHVDPGFPIHIGVNCTIGHRAMIHGCTIGDGTLIGMGATILNGAKIGKNCLIGAGALVTEGKEIPDNTLVVGSPGRAVRKIDADGVADLEKAAELYRLRWRRFAGGLQSATLPVGITTLKGL